Below is a window of Candidatus Bathyarchaeota archaeon DNA.
TCTTTAGAAATTACTAAATCAATGCCGTTAGAGCCTATAAGACCGAAATGTAAAGCAATTTTCTCAGTAATATATTCACACTTTTCTGAAATTAGGTTGGCAGAATGAAACGGGACAATATTCCCACAGTATCCAAATGGCTCACTTTGAAATGTATAAGGCACTCCTATCAACTGTTCGTTTATCGTCAAAATTTTAACAACGTTATGAGAAGCAAGAAAAGATATGCTGGCGTGGGCTCCAATAACATGTTTTTGAATCAAAATGTTATCGTCAAACACTAAAACTTCTTGAAATTCTCGTTTCAGTTCTTGCGGGCTCTTAGCAATTCTAATGCCCATTCCTCCGAAACCTCTTGAAGGTTTTATCACTACCGGATATTCAATTTCTGCTGCTATCTTTTTTGCCTCTTTAACATCTGTAACCTTTGCTGTTTCAGGATGCGAAATTCCTAAACGTTTAAGTTCTTCAAAAAATTTCGGTTTTTCACGGACATTTTTAATAGTCTGGGGTGAGTTTCCCAAAATTGGAACTAAATCATTTAATTCGCAGAGAATGTCAAAGTAATCATCTAATCCTGAGGAAAGCAAAATGGCATCTATCTCGTTTTCTTGCAGTAAAGACTTTGTCAATCGGAGGAAAGCTTCAGGCTTGAAGTTTAATTCGAAATGTCCGCAACTTTTTGCGGGTTTTTGTTGTATTACGGATTTATATTTGATGCATATACGTTGTAAATCGAGGTCGCCAAAATAGTCTGCTGCATAAACCTGGTAGCCTGCTCTTTTCGCCGAGCTAGCTAGGGAAACTAGGTCAATTCCCATTGCTAAAAGACTACGAACCTCTGAGTTAAACATAGTTACCTTCCTTACGAATTAACAGTTTCTTTAATAAATAAATGAAAGCTATGTATCACCGAAAACATTGTAAAGTCTATACTTCTGACCTAGCAAAAACTGCAGTGAAGCTTATTTTTGTGCTTTTTCTCATAAGGAACTGTTTGTTCTATGAACCCTTTTTTTAGTTTTTTCGCTGTTCTGGTTGAATATCGCTTCAACTATATGGCTTACGATAAAACGCTTATCGACAAGTTCTCCATCTGCGTTGTTTAAACCTCGGCAGCAAGAAATAATTCTTATGATAGTACAGTCGGGCGAAGGCATCTCAACTTCAAAAGGATAAAGTCTGCACAAAACCGGTCTCACGTCATAGATTGCACATTCATAAGAACGCTTTTCATGGTTGAACTTAAGAAAAATGCATGAGCCATCTTTCTTATTTCTTAGACAGCCGTACGGAGCAATCATGCTTTCATATCTCCCACTTTGCACAGGTCCAAGAAAACTTTCTGTCTTGTAGCCCGCTTGTTTAATTCGCTCAATGTCTCCTTTGGTAAGGTTTGGTCCGCATAACTTACAGCAAAAGGTGGCACATCGCTTACATTTGAATCGAAGATTTTTTTGGTAGACCGTTATATTCGTAATCTGCCTAGTTTCTGGGCTTAGAATGATTCTGGCAACGTTTTTGCCTAACTTCAAGCATGAACATCCTACGGGTGTACTTTGGCTATTAATGTTCAAGTTGTTTTTAAGCTTCACAGTGCTTGGTTTAATCTTTCTAATTTCCTTAGCTTATTGAAACATGCGAAATTTCTGAAACTTTTTTTCCATAACTTTTTTAAGAACGAAACATCGAGATATGAACCCGTTTTGACGTTTCAGGAGATCTAAACGCTGATTAAACTCAAAGCAAGACTAATCAGTATTCCAGTGGGTAAACGCTTAGTTCTGTTGCATGAAGAAGACGCGAAAAGAAGCGGCATACTCTCCCACAACCGAGTGAAAATCAATTACAGAAAACAAACTGCCACGGCGTTCACGGAGACTACAACCACATACCTTCAACTAGGCGAGATCGGCATCACTAAAGAACTGCAAAAGGAACTCAAGATCAAAGACGGTAGCCTCGTCTCTGTGGCATCCGCAAAGACACCTGAATCCATCAAACACATTCACAAAAAGATGAGAGGCCAGACCCTCACAAAAGATGAAATCCATAACATAATCAACGACATCGCCAACCATAAACTAAGTGAAATAGAAATCACCGAGTTTCTCATGGCAGAAGAGTTTCACGGCTTAAACATGGACGAAATCGAATACCTAACAAAAGCCATGGTGGACACCGGAACCACCATTGACTTCGGGCGTCCATGCTACGACAAACACAGCGTGGGCGGAGTGCCTGGCAACAAAGTAACCCTTCTGATAGTTCCAATAGTGGCGGCTGCAGGCTTGCTAATCCCAAAGACCAGTAGCCACGCGGTCACTAGTTCTTCGGGCACCGTTGATACCATGGAAGTGCTTGCCGATGTGGAGTTTACTGCGAGTGAACTGAAAGAAATAGCGTTGAAGACAGGAGGTGCCATTGCTTGGGGTGGCAAATTGGGTATGGCTCCGGCAGATGACATCCTAATTCGAGTTGAGTATCCCCTCAGCATTGATCCCACAGGGCAGATGCTCGCCAGTATCATGGCTAAGAAACTTGCAGTTGGAGCTGACTGCGTGGTAATCGACATTCCGGTGGGGCAAGGGGCAAAGGTTGGGAAGATAGAGGACGCTCGAAAGCTCGCTCAAAGTTTTGTTGAACTGGGTAACCGCTTCAATGTGCAAGTTCAATGTGGAATAACATATGGTGGACAACCGGTAGGACATACGGTGGGACCAGCATTGGAGGCTCGTGAGGCTCTCTTAGCATTACAAGGAAAAGGACCAGCAAGCTTAATTGAAAAATCAACCGCGTTGGCCGGTATGCTCCTTGAAATGGGAGGCGTTGCGTCACCGAATGAGGGAAAAGAGATGGCTAGAGAAATTCTTTTTTCCGGCAAGGCGCTGAAGAAAATGAAAGAAATCATCGAAATACAAGGAGGAGACCCTAAAATCGAACCTGAAAAAATTCCAATCGGAGAGCACAGCATCGCTTTGAGAGCTCCATGCAATGGTTTCGTAACGAACGTAGATAACGCGGCAATAACCGCTATCACCCGTGCTTCAGGTGCTCCAATCGAAAAGGGAGCTGGTGTTGTCTTACGTTGGAAGAGAGGATATAAAGTGAAAAAAGGTGATGTACTGCTTGAAATCTATGCTGAACAAGAATCTAAGCTCGCTGAAGCGTACAACGTGGCGTTAAGGACAAAACCGGTTACCGTCGAAGGAATGTTGTTATATAGAATTCCAGAACAGTTTAGAAAAGTGGCGTATAATCAGAATTAGAAGCGGGTATGTTAAGACGCTTCATTGATGAGCTTATCTGCTTCTTTGATCCATCTATGAGCTACTTTTTGTGAGACCCCGGTCTTTGCTGATAACACTTTGGCTGAGGCCTTAGCCAAATCTTCAACCGTACCGATCCTCAAGCTCTTCAATTGTTCTGCCCTTTTAGGCCCGATTCCT
It encodes the following:
- a CDS encoding AMP phosphorylase, whose amino-acid sequence is MKLKARLISIPVGKRLVLLHEEDAKRSGILSHNRVKINYRKQTATAFTETTTTYLQLGEIGITKELQKELKIKDGSLVSVASAKTPESIKHIHKKMRGQTLTKDEIHNIINDIANHKLSEIEITEFLMAEEFHGLNMDEIEYLTKAMVDTGTTIDFGRPCYDKHSVGGVPGNKVTLLIVPIVAAAGLLIPKTSSHAVTSSSGTVDTMEVLADVEFTASELKEIALKTGGAIAWGGKLGMAPADDILIRVEYPLSIDPTGQMLASIMAKKLAVGADCVVIDIPVGQGAKVGKIEDARKLAQSFVELGNRFNVQVQCGITYGGQPVGHTVGPALEAREALLALQGKGPASLIEKSTALAGMLLEMGGVASPNEGKEMAREILFSGKALKKMKEIIEIQGGDPKIEPEKIPIGEHSIALRAPCNGFVTNVDNAAITAITRASGAPIEKGAGVVLRWKRGYKVKKGDVLLEIYAEQESKLAEAYNVALRTKPVTVEGMLLYRIPEQFRKVAYNQN
- a CDS encoding ATP-grasp domain-containing protein produces the protein MFNSEVRSLLAMGIDLVSLASSAKRAGYQVYAADYFGDLDLQRICIKYKSVIQQKPAKSCGHFELNFKPEAFLRLTKSLLQENEIDAILLSSGLDDYFDILCELNDLVPILGNSPQTIKNVREKPKFFEELKRLGISHPETAKVTDVKEAKKIAAEIEYPVVIKPSRGFGGMGIRIAKSPQELKREFQEVLVFDDNILIQKHVIGAHASISFLASHNVVKILTINEQLIGVPYTFQSEPFGYCGNIVPFHSANLISEKCEYITEKIALHFGLIGSNGIDLVISKENVPYVIEINPRFQGTLECIERVLKINLVKAHINACIHGALPTVQKKNFIFSTRLILFAPKRVIVPDLTIFREVRDIPFPKTMIEKGEPLCSIVTERSSRDDSLQKAKKIAKVIYKMLSPVSNL
- a CDS encoding YkgJ family cysteine cluster protein translates to MRKIKPSTVKLKNNLNINSQSTPVGCSCLKLGKNVARIILSPETRQITNITVYQKNLRFKCKRCATFCCKLCGPNLTKGDIERIKQAGYKTESFLGPVQSGRYESMIAPYGCLRNKKDGSCIFLKFNHEKRSYECAIYDVRPVLCRLYPFEVEMPSPDCTIIRIISCCRGLNNADGELVDKRFIVSHIVEAIFNQNSEKTKKRVHRTNSSL